From a region of the Streptomyces caniferus genome:
- a CDS encoding glycoside hydrolase family 13 protein produces the protein MTPQHNVTPATDWWRHAVIYQVYPRSFADGNGDGMGDLAGIRDRLPYLRDLGVDAVWLSPFYASPQADAGYDVADYRTIDPMFGTLADAEAVIAEAHRLGLRIIVDLVPNHCSDQHEWFRRALAEGPGSTIRERFHFRKGRGENGEEPPNDWESLFGGPAWTRVPDGEWYLHLFAPEQPDFNWDHPAVQDEFRSILRFWLDLGVDGFRVDVAHGLVKAPGLPDMGHGEQLKLLGNQVLPFFDQDGVHDIYRSWRTVLDEYSGERIAVAEAWAPSADRTALYVRPDELHQAFNFHYLNTGWDAAALREAIDSSLDAMRPVAAPTTWVLSNHDVVRHRTRLGGGPDRARAATLLMLALPGSAYLYQGEELGLPEVTDLPDEVRQDPSFFRATGQDGLRDGCRVPLPWSGDAAPYGFGDGGSWLPQPADWAPLTVEAQTGDPASTLELYRTALGLRRAHPGLGAGDSVEWLDAPDGVLAFRRPGGLVCTVNTTDAPARLPAPGRPLLSSRQLDASDGDVELPADTAVWWEE, from the coding sequence ATGACCCCTCAGCACAACGTCACTCCTGCCACCGACTGGTGGCGCCACGCGGTGATCTACCAGGTCTATCCGCGCAGCTTCGCCGACGGCAACGGCGACGGTATGGGGGACCTGGCGGGCATCCGCGACCGGCTGCCGTACCTGCGCGACCTGGGGGTCGACGCCGTCTGGCTCAGCCCGTTCTACGCCTCCCCGCAGGCCGACGCCGGCTACGACGTCGCCGACTACCGCACCATCGACCCGATGTTCGGCACCCTGGCCGACGCCGAGGCCGTCATCGCCGAGGCCCACCGCCTCGGCCTGCGCATCATCGTCGACCTCGTCCCCAACCACTGCTCCGACCAGCACGAATGGTTCCGCCGCGCACTCGCCGAGGGCCCCGGCTCGACGATCCGCGAGCGCTTCCACTTCCGCAAGGGACGCGGTGAGAACGGCGAGGAGCCGCCCAACGACTGGGAGTCCCTCTTCGGCGGCCCGGCCTGGACGCGGGTGCCCGACGGCGAGTGGTACCTCCACCTCTTCGCCCCCGAACAGCCCGACTTCAACTGGGACCACCCCGCCGTCCAGGACGAGTTCCGCTCGATCCTGCGCTTCTGGCTGGACCTGGGCGTGGACGGCTTCCGGGTGGACGTCGCCCACGGCCTGGTCAAGGCTCCCGGCCTGCCCGACATGGGCCACGGCGAGCAGCTGAAACTGCTCGGCAACCAGGTCCTGCCGTTCTTCGACCAGGACGGCGTCCACGACATCTACCGCTCCTGGCGCACCGTCCTCGACGAGTACTCCGGCGAGCGGATCGCGGTCGCCGAGGCCTGGGCACCCAGCGCGGACCGCACCGCCCTCTACGTCCGCCCCGACGAACTCCACCAGGCCTTCAACTTCCATTACTTGAACACGGGGTGGGACGCGGCGGCCCTCCGCGAGGCGATCGACTCCTCCCTCGACGCCATGCGCCCGGTGGCGGCCCCCACCACCTGGGTGCTGTCCAACCACGATGTCGTACGCCACCGCACCCGCCTCGGTGGCGGCCCGGACCGCGCCCGCGCCGCCACCCTGTTGATGCTGGCGCTGCCCGGCTCCGCCTACCTCTACCAGGGCGAGGAACTGGGCCTGCCCGAGGTCACCGACCTGCCCGACGAGGTCCGCCAGGACCCGTCCTTCTTCCGGGCCACCGGCCAGGACGGGCTGCGCGACGGCTGCCGGGTCCCGCTCCCCTGGAGCGGCGACGCGGCCCCGTACGGCTTCGGCGACGGCGGCAGCTGGCTGCCGCAGCCCGCCGACTGGGCACCGCTCACCGTCGAGGCCCAGACCGGCGACCCGGCCTCCACCCTGGAGCTCTACCGCACCGCCCTCGGTCTGCGGCGCGCCCACCCCGGCCTCGGCGCGGGGGACTCCGTGGAGTGGCTGGACGCCCCCGACGGCGTCCTGGCCTTCCGGCGCCCCGGCGGCCTGGTCTGCACGGTCAACACGACCGACGCCCCGGCCCGCCTGCCCGCCCCCGGCCGGCCGCTGCTCTCCTCCCGTCAACTGGACGCATCCGACGGGGACGTCGAGCTGCCCGCCGACACCGCCGTCTGGTGGGAGGAGTGA
- a CDS encoding sugar ABC transporter permease: MTPTSTSRTRTTRTSTPPTGTARTNAARTPRKRNERSSLASAGLHAALALAAVVAVFPPLWLLVTSFKPRNDAFSTSLVTHFTVANYTHVLADTEFLTWFKNSVIIVGLTTVLGVFIAATTGYAVSRFRFPGMRPLMWLLLITQMFPVAVLIVPLYNLLASLGLLNQPAGLVITYLTIAVPFCAWMMKGYFDTIPVEIDESGRVDGLNPFGTFWRLVLPLARPGLAVTGFYTFVTAWAEVAYASAFMTGEENLTLAGGLQTFVNQYTNDWGSMTAAAVIIAVPAALVFAFAQRHLVAGLTAGTTKG; the protein is encoded by the coding sequence ATGACCCCCACGAGCACGTCCCGCACGCGTACGACACGTACGAGCACCCCGCCCACCGGCACGGCGCGCACGAATGCGGCGCGCACGCCCCGCAAGCGCAACGAACGCTCCAGCCTGGCGTCCGCCGGCCTGCACGCGGCCCTCGCCCTCGCCGCGGTCGTGGCCGTCTTCCCGCCGCTCTGGCTGCTGGTGACGTCCTTCAAGCCCAGGAACGACGCCTTCTCCACCAGCCTCGTCACCCACTTCACCGTCGCCAACTACACCCACGTACTGGCCGACACCGAGTTCCTGACCTGGTTCAAGAACTCCGTGATCATCGTCGGGCTGACCACCGTCCTCGGCGTCTTCATCGCCGCCACCACCGGCTACGCCGTCAGCCGCTTCCGCTTCCCCGGGATGCGCCCGCTGATGTGGCTGCTGCTGATCACCCAGATGTTCCCGGTGGCGGTGCTGATCGTGCCGCTGTACAACCTGCTGGCGAGCCTGGGCCTGCTCAACCAGCCCGCGGGCCTGGTCATCACGTACCTCACCATCGCCGTCCCGTTCTGCGCCTGGATGATGAAGGGCTACTTCGACACCATCCCGGTGGAGATCGACGAATCCGGACGGGTCGACGGCCTCAACCCCTTCGGCACCTTCTGGCGCCTGGTCCTCCCGCTCGCCAGACCGGGGCTCGCGGTCACCGGCTTCTACACCTTCGTCACCGCCTGGGCCGAGGTCGCCTACGCCTCCGCCTTCATGACCGGTGAGGAGAACCTGACGCTCGCCGGCGGCCTGCAGACCTTCGTCAACCAGTACACCAACGACTGGGGTTCGATGACCGCCGCCGCCGTGATCATCGCCGTACCGGCGGCACTCGTCTTCGCCTTCGCCCAGCGCCACCTCGTCGCCGGACTGACCGCCGGCACCACCAAGGGATGA